Proteins found in one Aminivibrio sp. genomic segment:
- a CDS encoding DUF501 domain-containing protein, which produces MNRLNGKLSGGRIRPRSFFEPPRPRDLPAVSLQMKGRKFDPSMVIGTARRCVFGFPSVIACSPLQAGKPFPTTFWLSCPHLVRLCGALESEGAVTELERLRMERPDPWTEYNLFHARLRLLLVHPAAARFLRKYRGGVWGTLRRGGTGGIDYLSPARGGAKCLHLQAASWLALGFHPAADFLHKALVPLHCAAPAASGCVRR; this is translated from the coding sequence GTGAACCGGCTGAACGGAAAGCTTTCAGGGGGGCGGATCCGCCCCCGTTCCTTTTTTGAGCCGCCCCGTCCGCGGGATCTTCCGGCCGTCTCGCTCCAGATGAAGGGACGAAAGTTCGATCCTTCAATGGTCATCGGTACCGCCCGGCGGTGTGTCTTCGGCTTCCCGTCCGTCATCGCCTGCAGTCCCCTCCAGGCAGGAAAGCCTTTCCCGACCACGTTCTGGCTTTCCTGCCCTCACCTTGTAAGGCTCTGCGGCGCCCTCGAGTCTGAGGGGGCGGTCACGGAACTCGAACGGCTGAGAATGGAACGGCCTGATCCGTGGACGGAGTACAACCTTTTCCACGCCCGGCTCCGCCTGCTCCTGGTTCACCCCGCCGCCGCCCGCTTTCTTCGGAAATACCGCGGAGGAGTGTGGGGCACCCTGCGCCGGGGAGGGACGGGAGGAATCGACTATCTTTCCCCCGCACGGGGAGGGGCGAAATGCCTCCATCTCCAGGCGGCGTCCTGGCTCGCCCTCGGTTTCCACCCTGCAGCAGATTTCCTGCACAAGGCTCTCGTCCCCCTGCACTGCGCGGCGCCGGCGGCCTCCGGCTGCGTCCGCCGATGA
- the argH gene encoding argininosuccinate lyase: protein MWKGRFSENTAQAVQKFTQSLDLDWGLASYDIDGSIAHARMLGSVGLIPADEARRIEDGLNRIREEIASGVLVPTQELEDVHMNIESRLIELLGPTGARLHTGRSRNDQVAVTMRLFLRDRLRHLASGMEALLAVLLERAARHREIIVPGFTHLQQAQPISMGHYWMAHFTAFSRDCDRLLFALESLRECPLGAGALAGSTLPLNREMTARELGFAAPTRNSLDTVAQRDYMADYHSFAVTFATHCSRLAEDFVIYSSREFGWLLLPDAFCTGSSMMPQKKNPDVLELLRGKTGQILGHFLDLLVTLKGLPMTYDRDLQEDKRGLQASLKTVEEMLAVLVPLLSAVEVDGEKAAEGMNDGFLLATDVAEYLVAKGVPFRQAHGMVGGLVKECIARKKGLFDLTRDEWKKLLPEAGEDLLPLLSLRSAVERRNTYGGTAFGQVAKQIEDGKAFLENFRESVKR from the coding sequence ATGTGGAAGGGCAGATTTTCCGAAAACACCGCCCAGGCAGTCCAGAAATTCACCCAGTCTCTCGATCTCGACTGGGGGCTCGCCTCTTATGACATCGACGGGAGCATCGCCCACGCCAGAATGCTCGGCTCGGTGGGACTGATCCCGGCGGACGAAGCCCGGCGGATCGAGGACGGGCTCAACAGGATCAGGGAAGAGATAGCCTCGGGGGTCCTCGTCCCCACCCAGGAACTGGAAGATGTGCACATGAATATCGAAAGCCGCCTTATCGAACTGCTCGGCCCCACCGGAGCCCGGCTCCACACCGGCCGGAGCAGGAACGACCAGGTGGCGGTGACCATGCGTCTCTTCCTGCGGGACCGGCTTCGGCACCTTGCTTCGGGCATGGAGGCCCTTCTCGCCGTGCTGCTGGAACGGGCGGCCCGGCACAGGGAGATCATCGTTCCGGGCTTCACTCACCTCCAGCAGGCCCAGCCCATCTCTATGGGGCACTACTGGATGGCCCACTTTACCGCCTTTTCCCGGGACTGCGACCGGCTGCTCTTTGCCCTCGAATCTCTCCGGGAGTGCCCCCTCGGCGCCGGAGCTCTTGCCGGGTCCACTCTTCCCCTGAACAGGGAGATGACCGCCCGGGAACTCGGCTTCGCCGCTCCCACGAGAAACAGCCTCGATACGGTGGCGCAGAGAGACTACATGGCGGACTACCACTCCTTCGCCGTCACCTTCGCCACCCACTGCAGCCGACTCGCCGAGGACTTCGTCATCTACTCCTCCCGGGAATTCGGATGGCTTCTTCTTCCCGACGCCTTCTGCACCGGCTCGAGCATGATGCCCCAGAAAAAGAACCCCGACGTCCTGGAACTGCTCCGGGGAAAGACAGGGCAGATCCTCGGCCATTTCCTCGATCTTCTCGTGACGCTGAAGGGTCTTCCCATGACCTACGACCGGGACCTGCAGGAGGACAAACGCGGGCTCCAGGCCTCCCTGAAGACCGTGGAGGAAATGCTTGCCGTTCTGGTCCCTCTCCTGTCGGCGGTGGAAGTGGACGGGGAAAAGGCCGCGGAAGGAATGAACGACGGCTTCCTGCTCGCCACCGACGTGGCCGAATATCTCGTCGCCAAGGGCGTTCCGTTCCGGCAGGCCCATGGAATGGTGGGCGGCCTGGTGAAAGAGTGCATCGCACGAAAAAAAGGGCTCTTCGATCTCACCCGGGATGAATGGAAAAAACTCCTTCCCGAAGCCGGAGAGGACCTTCTTCCGCTTCTCTCGTTACGCTCTGCGGTGGAGCGGCGGAACACCTACGGGGGAACGGCCTTCGGCCAGGTGGCGAAGCAGATTGAGGACGGGAAAGCGTTCCTGGAGAACTTCAGGGAATCTGTCAAACGCTAG